One genomic region from Cumulibacter soli encodes:
- a CDS encoding zinc-binding dehydrogenase, whose translation MFSVFVSAPNAEDPMAALELGERPEPAIADGWARVQVKAASLNHHDVWSLKGQGLPEDKMPMILGTDAAGIDEDGNEVLIHSVISSPGWTGDETFDPRRSLLSEVHQGTFAEYVTVPKQNLIAKPAELSFEEASCLPTAWLTAYRMLTKDSGLKPGDTVLIQGASGGVATAATAIAKAMGLQVWVTGRTEEKRAAAAANGAHQTFESGARLPGKVDAVLETVGEATWSHSLRSLRPGGTVVCCGATSGFNPPADLARVFFLQMRIVGSTMGNSTELAALMNLLKTTGIRPAIDKTLPLAEAKAGFQAMVDGETNGKIVFTI comes from the coding sequence ATGTTCTCTGTTTTTGTATCTGCCCCTAACGCCGAAGACCCGATGGCCGCCTTGGAGCTAGGCGAACGCCCCGAACCGGCTATTGCCGATGGCTGGGCCCGCGTCCAGGTCAAGGCCGCTTCGCTCAACCACCACGACGTCTGGTCCCTGAAGGGTCAGGGCCTGCCCGAGGACAAGATGCCGATGATCCTCGGCACCGATGCCGCGGGGATCGATGAGGACGGCAACGAAGTCCTGATCCACTCGGTCATCTCCTCCCCGGGGTGGACCGGTGACGAAACGTTTGACCCGCGCCGTTCACTGCTCTCGGAGGTGCATCAGGGTACGTTCGCCGAGTACGTCACCGTGCCCAAGCAGAACCTCATCGCCAAGCCGGCCGAGTTGTCGTTCGAGGAGGCGTCGTGCCTACCGACCGCGTGGCTGACGGCGTACCGCATGCTGACCAAAGACTCGGGCCTGAAGCCGGGTGACACGGTGCTGATCCAGGGTGCCTCCGGTGGTGTGGCGACGGCTGCGACAGCCATCGCCAAGGCGATGGGTCTGCAGGTCTGGGTGACCGGCCGCACCGAGGAGAAGCGCGCCGCTGCCGCCGCCAACGGAGCACATCAGACGTTCGAGTCCGGCGCTCGGCTGCCTGGAAAGGTGGACGCCGTACTCGAGACCGTCGGCGAGGCGACCTGGTCGCATTCGCTGCGCTCGCTGCGTCCCGGCGGCACCGTGGTGTGCTGCGGCGCGACGAGTGGTTTCAACCCGCCGGCTGATCTCGCTCGCGTGTTCTTCCTGCAGATGCGCATCGTGGGATCGACGATGGGCAACAGCACCGAACTTGCCGCGCTGATGAACTTGCTGAAGACCACCGGAATCCGCCCGGCGATCGACAAGACGTTGCCGCTGGCCGAGGCGAAGGCCGGATTCCAGGCGATGGTGGACGGCGAGACGAACGGCAAGATCGTCTTTACCATCTAA
- a CDS encoding type B 50S ribosomal protein L31: protein MRKDIHPDYHPVVFEDMAVGTRILTRTTATSQQSTVWEDGNTYPLIQVETSSASHPFSTGKGRIMDTEGRVEKFNKRYARTTR, encoded by the coding sequence ATGCGCAAGGATATTCACCCCGACTACCACCCGGTCGTGTTCGAGGACATGGCCGTCGGTACGCGGATCCTGACCCGTACGACCGCTACAAGCCAACAGAGCACCGTGTGGGAAGACGGCAACACCTATCCGCTTATTCAGGTGGAGACCTCCTCGGCCAGTCACCCCTTCTCGACCGGGAAAGGTCGGATCATGGACACCGAGGGGCGGGTGGAGAAGTTCAACAAGCGCTACGCGCGGACGACCCGCTAG
- the dnaJ gene encoding molecular chaperone DnaJ — MPTDYFAVLGLEKDASTSDIKKAYRKLARDYHPDVNSSPEAQERFGEVSRAYEVLTDPEKRRIVDLGGDPYDTNGGSRGGGAGGFGAAGFGGFSDIMDAFFGGSGATRQPKSRVRPGADALLPVELTLEETAFGVTKEFAVETAILCDTCQGEGTSEGTSISECGTCGGRGEIQAVQRTLLGQMMVTRECHACRGTGVIIPSPCAKCAGDGRVRARRTVSARIPAGVEDGMRIRLASQGEVGPGGGPAGDLYIEVHEQAHDIFTREGEDLHCRVTLPMTSAALGTTLELTNLDESNESIEIKAGTQSGDKLTVREKGVPRLRSSTRGDLIVHLEVRTPTKLDAEQTRLLTELAAARGEEGEASTKANPAGGLFSRMRDAFHGR; from the coding sequence GTGCCAACGGATTACTTTGCCGTACTGGGCCTGGAGAAGGACGCCTCGACGTCCGATATCAAGAAGGCCTACCGCAAACTTGCCCGTGACTACCACCCGGACGTGAACTCCTCGCCGGAGGCGCAGGAGCGTTTCGGTGAGGTCTCGCGCGCGTATGAGGTGCTCACCGACCCGGAGAAGCGGCGCATCGTCGACCTGGGCGGCGACCCTTACGACACCAACGGCGGATCGCGCGGTGGTGGCGCCGGAGGGTTCGGCGCGGCCGGATTCGGCGGGTTCAGCGACATCATGGACGCGTTCTTCGGCGGCAGTGGCGCCACCCGCCAACCCAAGAGTCGCGTGCGCCCCGGCGCCGACGCGTTGCTTCCGGTCGAACTGACGCTCGAGGAGACCGCGTTCGGCGTGACCAAAGAGTTTGCGGTCGAAACCGCGATTCTGTGCGATACCTGCCAGGGCGAAGGCACTAGCGAGGGCACGTCGATCAGCGAGTGTGGGACCTGCGGGGGCCGCGGTGAGATCCAGGCCGTACAGCGCACCCTGCTGGGCCAGATGATGGTGACCCGCGAGTGCCACGCGTGCCGCGGTACTGGCGTCATCATTCCCTCGCCGTGCGCGAAGTGCGCCGGCGACGGGCGGGTTCGCGCCCGGCGTACGGTCTCGGCGCGGATCCCCGCCGGTGTCGAAGACGGGATGCGGATTCGGTTGGCCAGTCAAGGAGAGGTCGGGCCGGGCGGCGGGCCGGCGGGCGACCTGTACATCGAGGTCCACGAGCAGGCCCACGACATCTTCACCCGCGAGGGTGAGGACCTGCACTGCCGCGTCACGCTGCCGATGACATCCGCCGCGCTGGGCACCACCCTGGAACTGACGAACCTGGACGAATCGAACGAAAGTATCGAGATCAAGGCAGGCACTCAATCCGGCGACAAACTGACGGTGCGCGAGAAGGGCGTCCCGCGGCTGCGATCGAGTACCCGAGGTGACCTGATCGTGCACCTGGAGGTTCGTACGCCGACCAAACTGGATGCCGAGCAGACCCGGCTGCTAACCGAACTCGCCGCGGCTCGCGGCGAAGAGGGAGAGGCCTCGACGAAGGCCAACCCCGCCGGTGGCCTGTTCAGCCGGATGCGCGACGCCTTTCACGGCCGCTGA
- the rpmG gene encoding 50S ribosomal protein L33, with protein MAGKSTDLRPVIKLKSTAGTGYTYVTRKNRRNDPERLVLRKYDPIVRRHVEFKEER; from the coding sequence GTGGCAGGGAAATCAACCGATCTGCGCCCCGTGATTAAGCTGAAATCGACGGCCGGTACGGGCTACACCTATGTCACGCGGAAGAACCGCCGCAATGATCCGGAGCGCCTCGTATTACGCAAGTACGACCCGATAGTACGGCGGCACGTGGAGTTCAAAGAGGAACGTTAA
- a CDS encoding GTP-binding protein yields the protein MLEITALCGIDQADTGLLASSMVLRDSRCATIWVDPSTAFLGRMSALISDGVGWQDSLEIDAQDCLTCSYLNALRVCIERVVRLGRHDLLALRLAPSVEADAVLESLCATLDPEHARLDTVVGVLKAGAWLDDLSGGDILGERGIGVQAEDDRPVATIIAAQVSSCDLLVLTEGSCSEDELAALSALAPGTPLLLGADLLALPMLTLARTGRHQPRCLGAFERDGLLDWSADVPRAGSSLQVVRWKSERPLHAARLSDALEALADRVIRSAGRIVIASTSDRWTRWDSAGESLSLGDLGPRDGDTAISRLTFLGRELDVHSIRGLLDSCVLTDEEYNAGPSAWHDYEDPFAVDISESDIDETEGN from the coding sequence ATGCTGGAAATTACCGCGCTGTGCGGAATCGACCAAGCCGACACCGGGCTCCTCGCATCTTCGATGGTGCTGCGCGATAGTCGGTGCGCCACGATCTGGGTCGACCCATCCACGGCATTCCTCGGCCGGATGAGCGCGCTGATCAGCGACGGCGTGGGCTGGCAGGACTCACTGGAGATCGACGCCCAGGACTGCCTCACCTGCAGCTACCTGAACGCACTGCGGGTCTGCATCGAGAGAGTGGTCCGACTTGGCAGGCACGATCTGCTGGCGTTACGCCTCGCCCCGAGCGTCGAGGCCGACGCAGTGCTGGAGTCACTGTGCGCCACGCTCGATCCCGAGCATGCCCGACTCGACACTGTCGTCGGCGTCCTGAAAGCAGGCGCTTGGCTCGATGATCTCTCCGGCGGCGACATCCTCGGAGAGCGGGGGATCGGCGTCCAAGCCGAGGACGACCGACCCGTGGCAACCATCATCGCCGCGCAAGTCAGCTCCTGCGACCTGTTGGTGCTGACCGAGGGAAGTTGCTCGGAGGATGAACTCGCAGCACTCAGCGCGCTCGCGCCCGGCACCCCGCTGCTGCTCGGCGCCGACTTGCTCGCGCTACCGATGCTCACGCTGGCCCGCACCGGCCGCCACCAGCCGCGATGCCTCGGCGCATTCGAGCGGGACGGGCTGCTCGATTGGTCCGCAGACGTGCCGCGAGCAGGCTCGAGCCTTCAGGTCGTGCGGTGGAAGTCCGAACGGCCACTGCATGCCGCACGGTTGAGCGACGCGTTGGAAGCGCTCGCTGATCGCGTCATCCGCTCCGCGGGGCGCATCGTGATCGCTTCGACCTCGGATCGTTGGACCCGCTGGGACAGTGCCGGCGAGTCGCTGAGCCTCGGCGACCTGGGTCCACGAGATGGCGATACCGCAATCAGCAGACTGACGTTCCTAGGCCGAGAACTGGACGTGCACAGCATTCGCGGCCTGCTTGACTCGTGCGTACTGACCGACGAGGAGTACAACGCCGGACCGAGCGCGTGGCATGACTACGAGGACCCGTTCGCTGTCGACATCAGCGAGTCCGACATTGACGAAACAGAAGGAAACTAG
- a CDS encoding type II toxin-antitoxin system VapB family antitoxin: MIFKAIGNGRPYPEHGLTQREWSTIPPQQIRLDELTTTKRELALDALLDEASTFYGDLFTHVVRWRGESYLEDGLHRALRSALHQRTAIHARVLDLDKPSGEFARRLKGEHS; encoded by the coding sequence GTGATCTTCAAGGCGATCGGCAACGGCCGCCCGTATCCCGAGCATGGGTTGACCCAGCGCGAATGGTCGACGATTCCACCGCAACAGATCCGGCTGGATGAGTTGACGACGACCAAGCGCGAACTCGCATTGGACGCATTGCTGGACGAGGCGAGCACCTTTTACGGCGACCTGTTCACTCATGTGGTCCGCTGGCGCGGCGAGTCTTACCTCGAGGATGGGCTGCACCGCGCGTTACGCTCCGCGCTGCATCAGCGCACCGCAATTCATGCCAGAGTGCTTGACCTCGATAAACCGTCGGGTGAGTTCGCTCGCCGCCTCAAAGGAGAGCACTCATGA
- the hrcA gene encoding heat-inducible transcriptional repressor HrcA, translating into MSTQQRRLDVLRAVVADFVSTNEPVGSKAIVERHNLGVSAATIRNDMAALEEEGYITHPHTSAGRIPTGKGYRLFVDELDELRPMSGAERRAIERFIEGAVDLDDVLRRSVRLLSQLTRQAAVISYPSLLRSVVRHIEIVPVASTRVMVVLITESGRVEQRSADIPAELSPDDVVDLRNAVNSSLAGQELSDAAALVAGLPVAVSAELSAAMAVVCTLLLDALVEPDDGRVMVGGAANLTRQTSDFHSSLGEVLDALEEHVILLKLIDESASAGVRVSIGEENPTPGLWSTSVVSTSYGDELRHLGGLAVVGPTRMDYAANMGAVMTVARYVSRLIHGG; encoded by the coding sequence ATGTCCACGCAGCAACGACGACTGGATGTATTGCGAGCCGTTGTCGCCGACTTCGTCTCCACGAATGAACCGGTCGGCAGCAAGGCCATCGTTGAGCGCCACAATCTCGGCGTGTCGGCCGCAACGATCCGCAACGATATGGCGGCGTTGGAGGAGGAGGGGTACATCACCCATCCGCACACCAGCGCCGGGCGGATCCCCACGGGCAAGGGGTACCGCCTGTTCGTCGACGAACTCGACGAACTGCGTCCGATGTCCGGCGCCGAGCGACGCGCGATCGAGCGCTTCATCGAAGGTGCCGTCGATCTGGACGACGTCCTGCGCCGTAGCGTGCGGCTGCTGTCGCAACTGACCAGGCAGGCTGCTGTGATCAGCTACCCGAGCCTGCTGCGCTCCGTTGTTCGACATATCGAAATCGTCCCCGTCGCGAGCACCCGCGTGATGGTGGTGCTGATTACCGAGTCCGGGCGCGTCGAACAGCGCAGCGCCGATATTCCGGCTGAACTCAGCCCGGACGACGTTGTCGACCTGCGGAACGCGGTGAACTCCTCGCTGGCCGGGCAGGAACTGTCCGACGCAGCCGCGCTCGTGGCTGGGTTGCCGGTTGCGGTGAGCGCCGAGCTGAGTGCGGCCATGGCCGTGGTGTGCACGTTGCTGCTGGACGCTCTCGTCGAGCCCGACGACGGCCGGGTGATGGTCGGCGGCGCGGCGAACCTGACCCGTCAAACCTCTGATTTCCATTCCTCACTCGGTGAGGTCCTGGACGCGCTCGAAGAGCACGTCATACTGCTGAAACTGATCGACGAATCGGCCTCGGCCGGTGTCCGTGTGTCCATCGGCGAAGAGAACCCGACCCCGGGTCTGTGGTCTACCTCCGTCGTATCCACGTCGTACGGCGACGAGTTGCGCCACCTCGGCGGGCTTGCGGTGGTCGGCCCGACGCGGATGGACTACGCCGCCAATATGGGCGCGGTGATGACCGTCGCCCGATATGTCAGCCGCCTGATACACGGCGGCTGA
- the rpmB gene encoding 50S ribosomal protein L28: MSMHCQVTGAKPSFGKSVSHSHRRTSRRWDPNIQVKRFFLPSENRYVRLRVSAKGIKTIDKQGIEAVVKRLRAQGERV; the protein is encoded by the coding sequence ATGTCAATGCACTGCCAGGTAACGGGTGCCAAGCCGAGCTTTGGTAAGTCCGTTTCACACTCCCATCGGCGCACCAGCCGCCGATGGGACCCAAATATCCAGGTCAAACGGTTCTTCCTGCCCAGCGAGAACAGGTACGTCAGACTGCGAGTGTCGGCCAAGGGGATTAAGACCATCGACAAGCAGGGGATCGAGGCCGTCGTGAAGCGGCTGCGCGCGCAGGGCGAGAGGGTCTGA
- the rpsN gene encoding 30S ribosomal protein S14 → MAKKSKISRDQQRRVVVARFAQRRAEFKRIIAAPSSTAEQVREAQAELQRQPRDASAVRLRNRDAVDGRPRGYLRKFGVSRVRLRAMAHAGELPGVTKSSW, encoded by the coding sequence ATGGCCAAAAAGAGCAAAATCTCCCGCGATCAACAGCGTCGGGTAGTCGTCGCCCGCTTTGCGCAGCGTCGCGCGGAATTCAAACGCATCATCGCCGCACCGTCATCAACCGCCGAACAGGTGCGAGAGGCACAGGCGGAGTTGCAGCGCCAACCTCGCGATGCCAGCGCCGTCCGCCTGCGTAATCGCGACGCGGTAGACGGCCGCCCGCGCGGCTATCTGCGCAAGTTCGGCGTATCGCGCGTGCGGCTGCGCGCGATGGCGCACGCCGGCGAGCTGCCCGGCGTGACGAAGTCGAGTTGGTGA
- the rpsT gene encoding 30S ribosomal protein S20, protein MANIKSQIKRVKTNEIARQRNQAVKSALKTSVRSFREAAASGDVEKATAALRKASRDLDKATSKGVIHRRQAANRKSGMAKALEAMKAAA, encoded by the coding sequence GTGGCGAACATCAAGTCCCAGATCAAGCGCGTCAAGACCAACGAGATCGCGCGTCAGCGCAACCAGGCCGTCAAGTCGGCACTGAAGACCTCGGTGCGCAGCTTCCGTGAGGCCGCTGCATCGGGCGACGTCGAGAAGGCGACCGCCGCGCTTCGTAAGGCTTCGCGTGACCTCGACAAGGCCACCAGCAAGGGCGTCATCCACCGCCGCCAGGCCGCCAACCGCAAGTCGGGCATGGCCAAGGCGCTCGAGGCCATGAAGGCCGCAGCCTAA
- the hemW gene encoding radical SAM family heme chaperone HemW, translating into MPSVELDSDEIVPMDGRLSAEALEQTRRAPFGFYVHVPFCATRCGYCDFNTYTARELTARDGSAIVSRESYGELVRNEIRLARRVLGDADLPVESIFVGGGTPSLLPVGELSAIVRTISDEFTLAPGAEVTTEANPESVSPQLLENLRAGGFTRVSLGMQSAAPHVLQVLDRTHSPGRARAAAQEAADAGFEHINLDLIYGAPGETDDDWRASLDAVLEAPVDHVSAYALIVEEGTALARRIARGEIGEPDDDVHADRYEIAEEILGAAGFEWYEVSNWARGQDARCRHNEIYWRGGGWWGAGPGAHSHAGGVRWWNVKHPAAYAARIGAGLSPAHGRETLTEQQRAMERVMLGIRMREGIDVGDLSARAIGETKQMVTYGLLDGAALAHERVVLTLRGRLLADAVIRDLVD; encoded by the coding sequence GTGCCTTCGGTAGAGCTGGATTCAGACGAGATCGTGCCGATGGACGGGCGACTTTCGGCCGAGGCGCTCGAGCAGACTCGTCGGGCGCCATTCGGCTTCTATGTGCACGTGCCGTTCTGCGCGACGCGGTGCGGCTACTGCGATTTCAACACCTACACGGCGCGCGAACTCACCGCGCGCGACGGATCGGCGATCGTCAGCCGCGAGAGTTACGGCGAACTCGTGCGCAACGAGATCCGTCTGGCCCGGCGAGTGCTCGGCGATGCCGATCTGCCGGTCGAATCGATCTTTGTCGGCGGGGGGACGCCGAGTCTGCTGCCGGTTGGTGAACTCAGCGCGATCGTGCGCACTATCAGCGATGAGTTCACGCTGGCGCCTGGCGCGGAGGTCACGACAGAGGCGAACCCCGAGTCAGTGTCTCCGCAACTGCTGGAGAATCTGCGCGCGGGCGGTTTCACCCGCGTCTCGCTCGGCATGCAATCGGCGGCGCCGCACGTGCTGCAGGTGCTTGATCGCACCCATTCACCAGGTCGCGCGCGGGCCGCCGCTCAGGAGGCGGCCGACGCCGGGTTCGAGCACATCAACCTGGACTTGATCTACGGCGCGCCGGGAGAAACCGACGATGATTGGCGCGCCAGCCTCGACGCCGTCCTAGAGGCACCGGTCGATCATGTATCGGCGTACGCGCTGATCGTTGAGGAGGGCACCGCGCTCGCGCGCCGGATCGCGCGCGGCGAGATCGGCGAACCTGACGACGACGTGCACGCCGATCGGTACGAGATCGCCGAGGAGATCCTTGGTGCGGCTGGGTTCGAGTGGTACGAGGTGTCGAACTGGGCGCGGGGGCAGGATGCGCGGTGCCGACACAACGAGATTTACTGGCGCGGCGGCGGTTGGTGGGGCGCAGGGCCCGGCGCGCATAGTCACGCTGGCGGGGTGCGCTGGTGGAACGTGAAGCACCCTGCGGCGTACGCCGCCCGGATTGGCGCCGGACTGAGTCCGGCGCATGGGCGCGAGACGCTGACTGAACAGCAACGGGCGATGGAGCGAGTCATGCTCGGTATCCGGATGCGCGAGGGCATCGACGTCGGCGACCTATCCGCGCGCGCGATCGGTGAGACCAAGCAGATGGTGACCTATGGCCTGCTGGACGGCGCCGCGCTGGCTCACGAGCGGGTCGTATTGACCCTTCGCGGACGGTTGCTCGCGGACGCCGTGATCCGCGACCTCGTGGACTGA
- a CDS encoding amidohydrolase has protein sequence MSTSAMDRILAAQESIASWQDDLYLHFHRNPELSFVEHATHDKIADELSSMAGVEVVRNVGETGLVGVLRNGSGPTVLMRADIDGLPVRELTGLDYASTARGTSVDGEESAVMHACGHDVHITGLLSATRLLAENPDCWSGTFLALFQPAEERGGGAQKMVNDNLTERIPVPDVAFSQHVTPYPAGEVHACSGPAYSTADSIKVTVFGRGGHGSAPHTTIDPALLVSSIVLRLQGIVSREVRPGDFAVVTVGKIAVGNKVNIISDSGELQINVRSYSDSTRQRVLSAIERIVTAECEASGSPKPPTFEYFDQFPLTVNDGQVTERLQQAFAAEFGDWYTERPRSGGSEDFSHIPNAFGIPFCYWNVGGMDRETYKDAEKRGAVMSEIPMNHSPFFAPVMHPTLDAATKAILVAVLEWAPTA, from the coding sequence ATGAGCACCTCAGCTATGGACCGCATCCTCGCCGCGCAGGAGTCGATCGCCTCCTGGCAGGATGACCTTTATCTACATTTCCACCGCAACCCCGAGTTGAGCTTCGTCGAGCACGCAACGCACGACAAGATCGCGGACGAGCTGTCATCGATGGCGGGCGTCGAGGTCGTGCGCAACGTGGGCGAGACTGGGCTTGTCGGTGTGTTGCGCAACGGATCCGGCCCTACGGTGCTGATGCGCGCGGATATCGACGGCCTGCCGGTACGGGAACTGACTGGGTTGGATTACGCCAGTACTGCGCGGGGAACATCGGTGGACGGTGAGGAGTCCGCAGTGATGCACGCTTGCGGGCACGACGTGCACATCACGGGCCTGCTGTCGGCGACACGGCTACTCGCGGAGAATCCGGACTGCTGGTCCGGAACCTTCTTGGCGTTGTTCCAGCCTGCCGAGGAGCGCGGTGGCGGGGCGCAAAAGATGGTCAATGACAACCTGACCGAGCGGATCCCGGTTCCCGACGTCGCGTTCTCACAGCACGTCACGCCGTACCCGGCTGGTGAAGTACACGCGTGCTCGGGGCCAGCGTACTCCACAGCCGACTCGATCAAGGTAACCGTGTTCGGACGCGGCGGACACGGCAGCGCACCCCATACGACGATTGATCCGGCGCTGCTAGTGAGCTCGATCGTGCTGCGGTTGCAGGGAATCGTCTCGCGCGAGGTCCGCCCCGGCGACTTCGCCGTGGTGACGGTCGGCAAGATCGCGGTCGGCAACAAGGTGAACATCATCAGCGATTCCGGCGAACTCCAGATCAATGTGCGCTCCTACAGTGACTCCACGCGTCAGCGCGTGTTGAGCGCGATCGAGCGGATCGTCACCGCAGAGTGTGAGGCGTCCGGATCGCCGAAGCCGCCGACATTCGAGTACTTCGATCAGTTCCCGCTCACCGTGAACGACGGGCAGGTGACCGAGCGCCTGCAGCAGGCGTTCGCGGCGGAGTTCGGCGATTGGTATACCGAACGGCCACGGTCCGGCGGCAGCGAGGACTTCAGCCATATCCCCAATGCGTTCGGAATCCCGTTCTGCTACTGGAACGTGGGCGGCATGGACCGCGAGACGTATAAGGATGCGGAAAAGCGCGGTGCGGTGATGAGCGAGATCCCAATGAACCACTCACCGTTCTTTGCGCCGGTAATGCATCCAACGCTGGATGCGGCTACCAAGGCGATCCTTGTCGCGGTGTTGGAGTGGGCGCCGACTGCGTGA
- the lepA gene encoding translation elongation factor 4, with translation MTAEHTDPALIRNFCIIAHIDHGKSTLADRMLEVTGVIEQRQMRAQYLDRMDIERERGITIKSQNVRLPWPGTDERGYTLHMIDTPGHVDFSYEVSRSLAACEGAILLVDAAQGIEAQTLANLYMAMENDLTIIPVLNKIDLPAAQPELYAEEIAGIIGCEPDSILRVSGKTGVGVPELLNRIVEEIPPPVGQMGGPARAMIFDSVYDIYRGVITYVRVVDGRISARERIKMMSTNATHELLELGVISPEPVPVKSLGVGEVGYLITGVKDVRQSRVGDTVTLQAAPASDAIGGYRDPKPMVYSGLFPIDGSDYPLLRDALDKLRLNDAALTYEPENSTALGFGFRCGFLGLLHLEIVRERLEREFGLALISTAPNVIYDVTMDDGTETVVTNPSDWPVGKVAEVREPVVKCTLIAPAEFTGAIMELCQSRRGVMKGMDYLSETRIELRYDLPLAEIIFDFFDSLKSRTRGYASLDYEESGVQATDLVKVDILLQGEQVDAFSAIVHKDKAYSYGVMMTAKLRELIPRQQFEVPIQAAVGSRIIARETIRAIRKDVLAKCYGGDISRKRKLLEKQKEGKKRMKMVGRVEVPQEAFIAALSTDEPAGKSK, from the coding sequence GTGACCGCCGAGCACACTGACCCCGCGCTGATCAGGAACTTCTGCATCATTGCGCACATCGACCACGGCAAGTCGACGCTGGCCGACCGCATGCTCGAGGTCACCGGCGTGATCGAACAGCGTCAGATGCGTGCGCAGTACCTCGACCGGATGGATATCGAGCGCGAGCGCGGCATCACGATCAAATCGCAGAATGTGCGGCTGCCGTGGCCGGGTACGGACGAGCGTGGCTACACCCTGCACATGATCGACACCCCCGGGCACGTCGATTTCAGTTACGAAGTGTCGCGGTCGCTGGCAGCCTGCGAGGGCGCGATCCTGCTGGTTGATGCGGCGCAAGGGATCGAGGCGCAAACCCTGGCCAATCTGTACATGGCTATGGAGAACGACCTCACGATCATCCCGGTGCTGAACAAGATCGATCTGCCCGCCGCGCAACCCGAGTTGTACGCCGAGGAGATCGCCGGGATCATCGGCTGTGAACCGGATTCGATCTTGCGGGTCTCGGGCAAGACCGGTGTGGGCGTGCCCGAACTGCTCAATCGCATTGTCGAGGAGATCCCACCGCCGGTCGGGCAGATGGGAGGCCCTGCCCGGGCGATGATTTTCGATTCCGTCTACGACATCTACCGTGGCGTCATCACCTACGTGCGCGTGGTCGACGGACGGATCTCCGCGCGCGAGCGGATCAAAATGATGTCCACGAACGCGACCCACGAACTGCTCGAACTCGGGGTGATCTCACCCGAGCCGGTGCCGGTGAAGTCGCTCGGGGTCGGCGAAGTCGGTTACCTGATTACCGGCGTGAAGGACGTTCGTCAGTCCCGCGTCGGCGATACGGTCACGCTTCAAGCTGCACCAGCCAGTGACGCGATCGGTGGCTACCGCGACCCCAAGCCCATGGTGTATTCGGGCTTGTTCCCGATCGACGGATCGGATTACCCGCTACTGCGCGACGCCCTCGACAAGTTACGGCTCAACGACGCCGCGCTGACTTACGAGCCGGAAAACTCCACTGCGCTCGGGTTCGGGTTCCGCTGCGGCTTCCTAGGACTGCTGCACCTGGAAATCGTGCGCGAACGACTGGAGCGCGAGTTCGGCCTGGCGCTGATTTCGACTGCGCCCAACGTTATCTATGACGTCACCATGGACGATGGCACCGAGACGGTGGTGACCAATCCGAGCGATTGGCCGGTCGGGAAGGTCGCCGAAGTGCGCGAACCGGTCGTGAAATGCACGTTGATCGCGCCCGCAGAATTCACCGGCGCAATTATGGAGCTGTGTCAGTCACGGCGCGGTGTCATGAAGGGGATGGACTACCTCTCCGAGACGCGGATCGAGTTGCGTTACGACCTGCCGCTAGCCGAGATCATCTTCGATTTCTTCGACTCGCTGAAGTCGCGTACCCGCGGCTATGCCTCCCTTGACTACGAGGAGTCCGGCGTGCAGGCAACCGACCTGGTGAAGGTCGACATTTTGCTACAAGGCGAGCAAGTGGATGCGTTCTCGGCGATCGTGCATAAGGACAAGGCGTACTCGTACGGCGTGATGATGACCGCGAAGCTGCGCGAGTTGATTCCGCGCCAGCAATTCGAGGTACCGATCCAGGCAGCCGTGGGCTCGCGGATCATCGCGCGCGAGACGATTCGCGCCATTCGCAAGGACGTGCTGGCGAAGTGCTACGGCGGCGACATCAGCCGCAAGCGCAAACTGCTGGAGAAGCAGAAGGAAGGCAAGAAGCGGATGAAGATGGTGGGCCGGGTGGAAGTGCCCCAGGAGGCCTTCATCGCAGCACTGTCCACCGACGAGCCAGCCGGCAAGTCAAAGTAG